From the genome of Fusarium oxysporum f. sp. lycopersici 4287 chromosome 3, whole genome shotgun sequence, one region includes:
- a CDS encoding alcohol dehydrogenase 1 (At least one base has a quality score < 10) — MPVIAIPEEQWAQVLEKPGGLGGHEGAGFVVAKGELVMNIEIGDYVGVKWLNGSCLNCTFCLQGDEQLCPQDLLSGYTVDGTFQQYAVAKAAHITRIPSECSLEDVCPILCAGLTVYKGLKESGVRPGQYVAIVGAGGGLGCFALQYAKAMGVHSIAIDAGNDKSKVCKDLGAAAFIDFQESSDIAADVRAAVPDGFGPHAVLVLATHEVPFQQAYKYVRSHGSVVCIGMPGYAYLKAPIFATVVRMVNIKGSYVGNRQDAAEAIEFFRLGLIKAPHKLIGLSHLQDVYDMMLEDEIVGRYVVDTSK, encoded by the exons ATGCCTGTTATTGCAATCCCAGAGGAGCAATGGGCGCAAGTACTCGAAAAGCCCGGCGGCC TTGGTGGTCACGAAGGCGCTGGTTTCGTGGTCGCCAAGGGTGAGCTTGTCATGAACATAGAGATTGGTGACTACGTTGGGGTCAAGTGGTTAAATGGCTCTTGTTTAAACTGCACTTTCTGCTTACAAGGCGATGAGCAGCTCTGTCCTCAGGATCTCCTCTCCGGCTATACCGTCGACGGCACTTTCCAGCAATATGCTGTTGCCAAGGCGGCACATATCACCCGAATCCCTAGCGAGTGTAGCTTGGAAGACGTTTGCCCGATCCTTTGCGCAGGACTCACCGTCTACAAGGGGCTTAAAGAATCTGGTGTTCGTCCGGGGCAATATGTCGCCATAGTTGGTGCAGGTGGTGGCCTCGGATGCTTCGCTCTACAGTACGCTAAGGCCATGGGTGTCCACAGCATTGCAATCGACGCAGGGAACGACAAATCCAAGGTTTGCAAAGATCTGGGCGCAGCAGCTTTTATCGACTTCCAAGAGTCCTCAGATATTGCCGCTGATGTTAGGGCCGCAGTCCCCGACGGGTTCGGGCCCCACGCTGTCCTCGTGCTCGCAACCCACGAGGTGCCATTCCAGCAGGCATACAAATATGTTCGATCACACGGCAGTGTTGTTTGTATTGGTATGCCGGGCTATGCATATCTCAAAGCACCAATCTTCGCCACTGTCGTTCGCATGGTCAACATCAAAGGCAGTTATGTGGGGAATCGCCAGGACGCAGCCGAGGCTATTGAATTCTTCCGACTTGGCCTGATTAAAGCGCCACACAAGCTTATTGGTTTAAGTCATCTACAGGATGTCTATGATATGATGCTTGAGGATGAGATTGTAGGTCGGTATGTCGTTGATACAAGCAAGTGA